The genomic segment tctcaAAAAATGTTTGGGCATCCTTATTTCAGGCGAATCAATTCGTTGTCGAAACTTATACTTGTGATTTTTCAGTTTCTAGAACTTCGATTCAGTCTGGTATTGGCTAAAATAGCCGCCTGCATGTATACTTTTGGTACAATCTTTTACATGGGAAGTGTTGTTTATCTGCCTGCCGTTTCACTGAATGCAGTCACTTCAATACCGTTGGAATGGAGCATCATTTTAACTGGAGGAATTTGTACTTTGTATACTACTCtggtaataattatttttaaattttgcttttttaaaaaaaaaaacatgccaAAGTATATGAAAATACCATAAAGTCAAAGGAGGAATTCTTAAGTAATTCCGAAAGGaaagcaaaaatacgaatcTACGAATTATTCAGTCGAAGCGTGGAATTTACCACAAAcctgtgaataaataaacaattcatAACACAACAACAATTTCACCATTCGATTCATATGAACATTTCGTGTCGATACGAATAGATAGCAATTTGAATAGCCGTAGATATTACATATATCCTGCTTTAATATCATGTATAGTTTAATAAaatccaattgttacgtcatcatTCCTGATTGgccattgttacggaaataaacaagaaaatcaatgctcggggaaacatccattttCGCTTTCGTTAAATTGCGATAATCGCGTAATTAATTAACAGGGTGGAATGAAAGCAGTTATATGGAACGATGTTTTTCAATCCATTATAATGATTGCTGGAATGTTTGCTGTGACAATTCAAGGTTTGATAACTATAGGAGGAGTTGATAAGATGATGGACGCACTAGAAAGAGGAGGACGTTACACTGCAATGaagtaaattttaataaaagattTAATTTTGCATTCACTTGATAACAGTCTAATCTGaataatatcgtttttaattgtattatcaaaaaaaaatgtaaataaaaatggTTAAATTAACCAATGCTATAGTATAGAATACAATAGACCATACATTGGCAAAATACGGCCCGCGGActaaatccggcccgttgggtaattcaatctggcccgcctgatgctgccacaaccgaactgaaaccaatttttgatgttttagctaaataTAGCTCacggaatttgttgagattgcggttaaatttagctTTCGCACGAAGCATTCACCTTTGtattgtaacactgtaaatattgttcataaaatgtaactttttaccgcacaattacatggcccgccagactgattaagcaaaatttttggccccctAGTtcgaaaaccttgcccacccgtGGTATAGACACTTTGTATAATTTCCCTTCACGACAGCAGACAGTTATACATTCATAAATGACTGTAGTTATATAAGGTGTGACAGATACAAGACTTgtttattgttcaaaatgacATAGATGTTTTTAGTGAAATATGTTAAAtcaagataaaaacaaaaaataaatacagtcAATGTCAATTCTCGAATCCATGGCCACATTTGTTGCCCGAAGGGTCAAATACCGTTATTACTCGGAGCTAGATACATAACCTCTTAAATAAGCAATGAAATTTTAACAAATGTTATAAAAGAGTTGAACTAAATTGGCTAATGTAACGTTTAGTTATTCTATTATCCTAAACAATCCTGCAATAGCAAAATATCGACTCCTAATTATTCGCCAAATtcgtttaaaattattttttatatttacatgATATGTTGAAAATCCGGAATACTAATTAATATCGTGTTCCCAGATTTGAATATGGGATTATCAGTCGCGTTTCCCCAGCTGCAATTCTTGTCGGCAATTTCGTGATGGCTATGGATGTCTTGTGCTTTTCACAAACAATAATACAAAGATATTTATCTTGCAAAAGTACCAGACAAGCACAATTGTGagttgtttatattattttgggACATTTCTCTGGACATTTCTCTTCTCTATATCTGAAATgcggaaaatatgtattttcagAAATGAATTTGATACAATCGAATCGATCCATAATATGTTGTACACTTTGAATCCAAATGTAATTCGTTGagttaaaatttatattccttAAGTTTTGCTTGGACATTTTTATAGTTCTCTGCTGGTATATCTTCTTCCGACTCTATTGATAACTTTGGCAACGTTCGTTAATGGATTTATCATGTATACGTATTATGAGGGGTGCGATCCAGTGTTGTCCGGAAAACTTCAAAAAATAGACCAAGGAATACCATACTTGGCGATGgaactttttgaaaatattccagGAATGGCAGGATTGTTCATATCAGCAATATTCAGTGCAAGTCTCAGGTATTTTGCGATTACAattattcagaattttttttatatttaatatttagtaaaatcgaaatttgaaaaaaacaaatatttaatttttgtctGGAAGTTCTTATTATCAAGTTCTTTGAGGCGTCATATTTGATTCACAAATGAATTATgctttttcgaaaaaaaataaagacagATAAAGAATGATAAACATTGCGACCTACTAGTTTACGGTTTCCTACTTATCCTACAAGTTCATTTAGGGGTCAAAATTTACTATAGGGATAACTTTGTTTTATCTTACTTAGCTCACTGCTGAGTCGACTGCTGTATAACATTAATACCGGTACGCTATAAAATctcacggagtaaaatttattttagtacagtATAAATTGGTTGATTATACCTTAATTAGTTTCCAACCTTGTAATATGAATCGTATAATATAACCGCGAAAGTTTctgacggcaatttaaagtaaagGATAAAAAAAAGGCAAAATCCGCACACTATTAACTGTGCGAATTTGATTCTAGTGACATTATGATTGTCAACGCCGCCCAAACTTATGTGCGATTCCCAATGCCTAgagaagcgtttttaatctgtcgtgGGTCTCCTACAACAAATTGTTTGCGGTTCcatatttagtattttatattgctgcttttcaataaaaaaatttgcgtcGCCGATTCCCTCTTTTATTTGACTCAAGCAACTCGGCGCTGATTattgtataataactctcagcgAATTCACAATTCTGGGCGAGTACAAAAAGAAAGTAATTATTATCGTTgtcgtgaaaatttttttgtgattcggggagaataaacaccaacataaaagtgtttacggcctaaataccACGTCCCGCTGACAAAAACAATGGGCGATTTTAGCGAAAAGCTGTACGAATTGCCCAAgtataaattgataaaataatattcaatatatcacaatttttGAAGGGCAAAGTCGATAGTAGTTGAACGAGTAGTTTCAATAGTTAAGCGTTTCCGAAGGTAGTCAAATTTGGCAACCCTGCACCGCATATGCTTATCTACACTGATTTCCCGTACAGATTTCGGTCTCTGATCCATCGCTTTTTCGAAAGTAGCAAAATGTGGCAAACCGCACTGCACACGCTCATTTACACTGATTTCGCGTATAGATTTCGGCTTCTCGTCGATTGCAGTTTGTcgaattgttattttttgtttaaatgtagAATGTTTGTCAAactactaaaataaatatctgaatttgCCTCAAATCACTTGGCGTGCCATGAGAAATCctcgcgtgccaggggttgccgacCCCCCCTGATATAGGCTATATCATCCATTCAATAGctattaaatgaaataacatATCCTGTCGTCGGCAATCGACGTTTTTACGAGCGTTCTACATCTCTGCTGAGATAGCTATGTACGTTTTGGAATTGCAACGTTActtatttcattttgaatttttgacatTTCTACCCAGCACGGTCTCTTCTTCATTAAACTCTCTGTCCGTTGTTCTGCTCGAGGATTTTTTCGTGAAAAGATGGCCGAACATGACGGAATCTATCAAATTATTGACTGGAAAAATATCTGGTATAGTAACttcctttttcaattttaagaATGCAAAGTGTTAATACTGTAAGAATAGAACTCTTCGATTCATTTGTGCAGACTTTTAAATTAGGCACGAAATCTGTTCTGCGGACTCTGGCTTTGACAGATGGCTGTACTTGAAATTCAGAACACCACGATCACACTTTTTGGTGTCAGTGTATTACCAACTTTACGAATCCTCTGCTAAGAACACTACTTAGGGTCACTTTCCAGCTTTGACGTTCTCGGGTTTTCCCTGTTTTCTTTCCGATGTTATCAGCTGCACATGACATCGACTGTGATGACGTGACTTTTTGCACCGAACCCTGATCATCAGGATGAATGATATTGATGAAATTTTAAGCAGTATTTCTAAAGAATTGGCTTTTGATCACCCGGTCATAAACTCAATCGGTTCGGATTGCTTGGGTACCTATATTTGATTGATTTACTTGTTTTCTGTGGCCACTATCCCAAGAATTCAAATTGAGGAGTTTGCAGTTTCTTCTGCCAATTTAAACATCTGAACTTAGTTTTTAGCGAACTGAGATATGACATAAAGCAATTGTTTggtttatttaattaatattatttttttcagttgtCGTTATTGGAACACTCGTAATCATCAATGCATTTGTAATTTCTATTGTACGATCAAACGCACTTGAGTTGGTTTATGGATTTACGGGATTAATATACGGACCTTTGGCTGGAATTTTTATTCTAGGGTTTTTCTTCCCGTGGACGAATAAATAtgtaagaaataattttttttaaataattcataaaaaGATCTTGTATCATTGTTTTATGCTGACCAATCAACAGTGTTTACCATGtctaaataatgattttttctgGTATCATAACATCTACCCTTTCTTAGAAACTATGCGGTGGGGCTttatttgcaatatattttgatcTGAAGCTTCTGAATGACCAGATAATTGATTTCAGTTTAAGTCATATACGCTACTAACCGGTATTACGGTTAGACACTAAGTGTAAGCGGCGGGAATTGATTTTGATTAGCCATTGATTTATGTTTAAGTCTACCGGTACAACAGTTAGTCTTTGGGTATTCGCAtctgtatatttgaatatttctctCTTGTTATTTGTCAAATGTACATTCTTTCTCTTATTTAGGGAgcagttattggtgttttttctgGGTATGTCATGCTCTCATTCATTTTTCTTGGAAATCACATTTGGAATGAGAATCCATATTCTGAAAATGTTCCTCTTCGTACAATAGACTCTTGTCCAACAAATATTGTTACTTCAGAATTATTTCTAAACACCACAACATCAATGCCAAATATGCTATCTACAAACACTGAAGTGGAGTGAGTATTTTTCTGTTACTAAATGTTGAATATGAAAATTCGATTCAAcctctcaaacttttttcatttcagaCACTCAGTTCTTCTGGATATTCTCAACATcaatttcaactttttaatGTTTCTCGGTTGTTCAGTTGCTATTGTTATGGGATTGCTGTTCTCATTTCTAACAGGTTTGTACCAGTAATTTTCATATGAGGCAAAATTGAAGAGAATTTCAATTCTATAACTATTTTGTCTTAAATTACTTGCTCAGGACACACACCAGGATCTAAAGCAAATCCGATTTATTTTATTCCACTCGTCGACAACAAACATCTACCTGTAAAAGTCAGGAAATTTTTTCGCTTTGGAGTTTCAGAACTTCTACCGGTTGAAAAAAAGATCTCATCTAAGACGGATAGCGTAGAAGATGTCAACTACttaaacaaaatgtaaaataatatggcaaaATATAGTTATTATCTAGAACGGcggtgtgcaacctgcgacccgcgggccaaatgtggcccataaagaaaattgtgcggcccacaaggaagtGCCAATTGGTCCCAATGTGGTACGTGCGAGTCATTCCAATTCCGAGTCCcattaaatatttatgtttgTGACGTTACAATACCTTTTTTGTGCGtgtaactactagaaagcctatgttaaataaaggtgcggctcACGGTTTCACCCaggtatttgtatctggccctcctgtattaaagctTACACACCCTTGTCTAGAACATATGGAGTTACATAACGTATTGGTATCAGCAGTTTTTGTATTGCGTAAGAGGTGCTCAAGGTATGCATGTTTATTTGTCCCGTGTATTAATTATATCATAGAtatacagaaataaaaataatatattcggAGACAAGAAGCGCTTTTGAGATTATTCAAGCCCAAACAACAGAACGACATAAACCCCTGTGAGTGAATATCTATATATCTAATCATAATGAATAATAGTTTTCCTCGAGCCATTTATGCAATGCATGATCTACCAAATTCAGTTATCCAATGAATACCAAAGCTTGAGTTGTTTCgacaaattttgaatgaaatgaaGAAAGATTGTAAcatatcaataatattttagatattattAGCTGCATCTTATCCAGAAGTCATTTGAGTTTATGGTGTTTTACTCTTAATAATAGGTAATACACGACGTCACGACGAGCTTATCATTTGTACAGTAGTTTGTGCGCTTAACAAAAGTTCATTCGACAATCGACAGGTGGCGTCATTGAGGCATGTATCACACTTACGATGCcccaacctgagttcaggttgtgcgccattttggtgcgcgTACTTCAATCGTTCCTCTTTTTTTATGGAAAAATCGCATTCTCCATTAAACGACTGGGCCAATTGCTTTATCTGATGATCAGGGTTCGGTGCAAAATGCCACGTCATCACAGTCGATGTCATGTGCAGCTGATATCATCGGAAAGAAAACAGGGAAAACCCGAGAACGTCAAAGCTGGAAAGTGACCCTAAGTAGTGTTCTTAGCAGAGGATTCGTAAAGTTGGTAATACACTGACACCAATTTTATGGGGTtggaaattgtatttttttctggaagattgtttatttatttcaaaaatttctatgcGCTCTATTGGACTCGTTTTCTGTGTGCaagacgtcatcaaaatttgcgcaccttgtggcggttccgctttCGCGTTAGAAGTGAAGACTGCCGTAAATTTAGATTCCTTTGACAGATTGCATTCCGGTACTACTTCATTTTGGTCTTCGTGTggatatatttgagcatcgttctCATCTATTTCCTAAAAAGAGTACTTTGCCTAGACTAGATGAATATTCATACTCATGTATGTAAAGTATTTGCTGTGTGAAGCAAAAGTTTACAGTACAGCGGAAAACATCAAATTATCAATCTTGTGCAAGCGAGGGTCGCCAAATGACAAcgccaaatttaaaaaaaaaaggaatcgaATCTGCATTTAAAAGAAATTAGAAGATAAAGTCGATTTGAGCCTTTTCTTTTAGTTATATACaactaaataaatttaatatggcGTATGGTATGACCTCGATTTTACACGAAGAGGCAGATGCAAATATTTATGCAAAAGCATTTGCATAGTGCTGCACTCTATGTTGACAGCAGTCTTCCAATCAACTGCCATTTTCTCTCTATACTGGAAAATATGAAATCATTTAGATTAAGCAAGCCATTACGGATACACATAGGGATGCTGCCTTTTACCCGATCTTAGAGGTTGTGTTATCTCAGTGATTTCAGATATAGGGTTCAGAACTGAAATGTACGAAAATATCTTTATGAGGTGAAACGCACACGAAGGTGGCACCACTATTGATGCCACTCCAGTATGCAATAGAGATTTGTTAGTAGGTTATCGGACTCACAATGCTGCGACCCAAACCATGTAATGTCGGACAGATAGACAAATAAtagacctcctgaagtatgcacatcAAGATGACGCGCAACCTGATCTCGGGTTGTGTACCTTGTACCAgattatggttcaggttgtgcgacatcttggtgtgcatactttaCCCAAAAGTAGAATTTTTGGAGTACCCAAAAATTATCTGAATATCAAGAGCAATGATTGCCCGAATAATAAACACTTAtgttaaataaatgtaaatctTTTATTAAGTCGCTTTAGAGATCCCCGCTTGCCCGCGAACATCAAATGTCATATCATTCTCAAAGATAAACGGAGTTGTCTCCCAAGCgcgtaattatttttttgcgaATTTCTATCGTTACTTTTCCTATTTGCGCTATGGAATCTTTGTATTTCATTCAAACATATATCAGAAGATAACTTACAATTGCGATGTCGTAAAGTAATAGTTTGAAAACGACGGAATGACTACATTTTTCGGATCTTTGTACAAATACCCGCGTTTTCTTTCGAACAAGTAGAACGTTTATAGAAATATTTCAGCACAACAATACCAAATATAGTCAACGTACTTACTGCACGATAGCAAAGAGAAATTCATTCTCTCAAATACAGCGTGTAAATGGATACATTTAAATCTATTATGGCGACTGGTCAGTATCGAATGTCCAGTCAATGACCCAACAACTCTATGAAGTCGCCGACGCGTAAAGTGATTTTCTCCCAGATGATAGTTTAGGAGTTTAAAAAGGCgaatgtgatatatatatatatatatatatatgtttttattaccCTAAAACGTTTTACAAAATTCCCATCCTAAAGTGCAGAAATATTCCGCCAGGTTAGCCATTTTTCGCTTGCCCGTGTCAAACTTATACATTGCAACAGAAACAGACGAATAAAAAGGtgaaaataaactataaaccTTTTCTCGTTGGATAGAGTCGTAAACGAcagaattcaatttttaattatttacaaattacgTCAATCATTATTACGTCATTTGCCGTTATCAATTCCCCACCTCTTGATGTTTCATCCATTAACGCATGCGCAAGTAATTACTGTATTTGGATATATGATGATATTGGTGAGATGATTTAGCTTTATGTTTTCTcggttaaaacaaaatatatttaaaaaaagcctAATGCCAAAAAAAGCACTTTTTAACTTTGCTCGACAATCGTTATTCActttattatcaaaaaaaaatgcaatagTGTATATTTTAGATTACCCCTCAAACGCCAAATATTCCTCTGCCAACTGTTTAACCCTTGATCATGCAACAACATTGGTAGAATCTATTAATGGCGCAACATGTCGAAAGAGTTTCACAAAATATTTGAGAAGTAAGTGGAAATTCCGAGTCAAAACGCCATACAGTGTGGGATTTTCTGGGCTAAACAAATTATTCACGGTTCACCAACCAGCGCGTGGTTTTTGGTAATGTATGAGTAATAAAGTGAACTCAGACTCTATGCGTGattcaagcatgatttgtgctCAAAAGAGGTTGAAACGTGGTAAGTAGTAAACGTGGGGtctttaaaatcatatttaacgATTTTAGGAGTTTTGAAACCTATACTAATGTAAAAAGACgcctatttattttgtttttttcggcGTACAAATTGTGTTATTTAATGCAACTTGAACAAAATAGTCTATATCGATAAAAGGTTTCAAATATTCTTCTCataagatttatttatttatttttattaaagctAAAAGATGACCTGTCTTTGAGCTCAATGGACGTTGTTTTAATCTTTTCGCATTTAAAGTAAATCAAATGACAGTCACATAAGTAAACACCATTTGTTTCATGAATAATCTCGATCAGGATAAACATTAGGTAAGAAAATTAAATTGCGCGAGCGGGTTTTACTTGAGTGACTGTCTGCACACCTACGCGTGCACACGACCATatcatttgttttaattttggatTAGAGCCCTATGTTGGCGTCCAAAAATTGGCGCtatagaagtatgtgtaccaatatgaagataaATCATTTTGTTCCccaactttacatcaagttgtgtaaagaaactgaaacatatgggcaggggaatattcacttggctaacacagacagtccccgaactcgtaatagaattaaaataaggaaaatcggaaaaaaattatcgctcaagcctaacctggtacaaatactacgggaatacccaaaattttgttttcgcGACTTTTGTTGAAGATTAGATCCATCTTACAGCTTTACTTTTGAGTGCGTGCGACCTCATTGGATGGAATGACAACAAGCGATATCAAATATCACTATTCCTAACATCATGCTTTCCGAAGTTACTCGGGAacagatatattttttattagacaaatgagtgaataaattaaataaacgTAAGTTCAACTATGAACACTCTTTCATAACTGTCAGTTGGTCCAcattaattgaaaatttatgatatagttcaggcgctccagaagtgtgtgtacaaatatggaggtacctaattttgttcgtctactttatatcaatttatgtaaagggactgaaatctatgggcaggggtatattcacttggctaccACAGGCagacccgaactcgtaatataaataaaatggggaaaatcagaataaaattatgacctaaccctaacctagtacacatactacgggagtactatagtttaaatcaaaattaatgatgaatattgaaaaaacataaaaaatgcttttgaGGGAGA from the Styela clava chromosome 5, kaStyClav1.hap1.2, whole genome shotgun sequence genome contains:
- the LOC120344614 gene encoding sodium-coupled monocarboxylate transporter 1-like, with product MDEIASVSKKDLGIADYVSFAALLSVSCIIGIYYAYRDRRNTTTSNYYFGDRKINAIAVGLSIAVTFRSSVTVIASPAESYITGTAVLWSDFAIVIIAFITMIYFIPAFRRMQLNTIFEFLELRFSLVLAKIAACMYTFGTIFYMGSVVYLPAVSLNAVTSIPLEWSIILTGGICTLYTTLGGMKAVIWNDVFQSIIMIAGMFAVTIQGLITIGGVDKMMDALERGGRYTAMKFEYGIISRVSPAAILVGNFVMAMDVLCFSQTIIQRYLSCKSTRQAQFSLLVYLLPTLLITLATFVNGFIMYTYYEGCDPVLSGKLQKIDQGIPYLAMELFENIPGMAGLFISAIFSASLSTVSSSLNSLSVVLLEDFFVKRWPNMTESIKLLTGKISVVVIGTLVIINAFVISIVRSNALELVYGFTGLIYGPLAGIFILGFFFPWTNKYGAVIGVFSGYVMLSFIFLGNHIWNENPYSENVPLRTIDSCPTNIVTSELFLNTTTSMPNMLSTNTEVEHSVLLDILNINFNFLMFLGCSVAIVMGLLFSFLTGHTPGSKANPIYFIPLVDNKHLPVKVRKFFRFGVSELLPVEKKISSKTDSVEDVNYLNKM